One window of the Daphnia pulex isolate KAP4 chromosome 8, ASM2113471v1 genome contains the following:
- the LOC124200679 gene encoding JNK-interacting protein 3-like isoform X3 has protein sequence MEGETLYGSEDSQSVMSERVQTLARNIYQEFQRMIQKYDEDVVKDLMPNIVNMLECLDLAYTANQEHEVELELLREDNEQLVTQYEREKQLRRTTDSKLLELEDVTEEENKGLQAKVESLESIVRMLELKAKNATDHVFRLEEKENEMRKEFTKVHDRYTELLKVHMDHVERTRGLLGTDRLEGAGLSSRQSGMQSWNLNVNLTPPHQIIRSTGPLSFGFISLENAVLTPGNSKFFSNPVADLASSINTTPSSLSQPNALQTEMDMHSELEMSGDVSGFEQNGTMDQRDVWSSSSEKKNSNVLKKFDEAISSPHHEGKSLKRKEERSSNTLYQELSFQESSILEDSSEITGNWVHPGEFASSDSEPELEDHVEDVDVRRKKVTDNFYGMGKEVENLISENNELLATKNALNIVKDDLIAKVDELSSEQEILRDEIRSLHSMRTRLRLRTDELEAEVKALREEIENARKAAKSEEEEDVPLSQRKRFTRVEMARVLMERNQYKERWMELQEAVRWTEMLRAQKAAGQQEETDKRQKQSVWKFFSNLFNAGNERELGQHPTTLLRQSQTVPSLQFHAQSGKVGPGSPVRFGSDPARPPRRKDNVLNSDRPDAPGVRAHVRRQDGRLQAYGWSLPSRQPVPPAIGSAPMASGTPPATPPKGVSIASTTVGVPVPVYCRPLEDQEPGMKIWCAAGIDLTGGQTKDGGSMVGSSVFYNPLPGDSGPTALHIGDEISDDANKSDAIQTLAAELAESQWEREDAEMWERRLSSLVWIINSATGESCKSRVNVIDSNRPGDVILTFDIHAANVLCIATVAGVKDNDFGPPKETVPPTSSTDAKGADDDDDDNNIIGDEEPTSMRSDGDGSSSKGDAIIGSIRFVSCSVAGSDPLDNPKENDEVFQPTLSKRMVSVEGEAAISEPEQPASRNRTFRNTWNIPPWSDVIKDGLSESSENFGPVSTALATVWMGCQCGRLYIHSAVLHWKKPLRVIKLPDAVLAIIHVRGRVLAALANGQVAIFARSATDGEWDLSAYWLLELAPPTVAVRCLTRVHSTVWAAFRNKIAVIDPESLRVETCFEAHPRKESQIRQLCWAGDGVWISIRLDSSIRLFHAHDFRHLQDVDVEPYVSKMLGTGKLGFSFVRITSMMISLQRLWMGTGNGVIISVPLSESSGASGKPVVIKDILSSLNHNQSAAINAPASMGGEEPTSQPPSSASVYSDPRDRVVAGSFIPYCSMAQAQLSFHGHKDAVKFFVAVPGQGGASAASCEVAQPSEQGSTMSAPSPTSMLVLSGGEGYVDFRQGQDDDEDYRGLSHGETSHIIVWQVHC, from the exons ATGGAGGGCGAGACTCTTTACGGCTCGGAAGACTCGCAAAGCGTCATGTCTGAAAGAGTTCAGACTTTGGCCAGAAACATTTACCAGGAGTTTCAGCGTATGATTCAAAAGTACGACGAGGATGTAGTCAAG GATCTTATGCCCAACATTGTCAACATGCTGGAATGTCTGGACCTGGCCTACACAGCTAATCAAGAACATGAAGTGGAGCTAGAACTTCTTAGGGAAGATAATGAACAGTTGGTGACACAgtatgagagagaaaagcagtTACGCAGGACTACAGACTCT AAACTTTTGGAGTTGGAGGAtgtgactgaagaagaaaacaaaggcTTGCAAGCCAAAGTAGAGAGTCTTGAATCTATCGTTAGGATGTTGGAACTCAAAGCAAAGAACGCCACTGATCATg TGTTTCGCCTGGAGGAgaaggaaaatgaaatgaggAAAGAATTTACAAAAGTTCATGACAGATACACAGAATTGTTGAAAGTCCACATGGATCATGTGGAAAGAACGAGAGGTTTGTTGGGAACTGATCGTCTAGAAGGCGCTGGACTATCGTCCAGACAATCGGGAATGCAATCGTGGAATCTGAACGTCAATCTGACACCTCCTCATCAAATAATCAG atCTACAGGGCCATTGTCTTTTGGTTTCATCTCACTGGAAAATGCCGTCCTGACTCCTGgcaattcaaaattcttttccaaTCCAGTGGCTGATTTGGCCAGCAGCATCAATACAACGCCATCCTCGCTTTCTCAACCCAACGCTCTTCAAACCGAAATGGACATGCACTCGGAATTGGAAATGTCTGGCGACGTCTCTGGATTCGAACAGAACGGAACAATGGATCAGA GAGATGTTTGGTCCTCGTCatcggagaagaagaattcgAACGTGCTCAAGAAATTTGACGAAGCCATTTCTAGTCCTCACCACGAGGGCAAAAGTCTGAAACGAAA GGAGGAGCGATCGAGTAACACGCTCTATCAAGAGCTTAGTTTTCAAGAGTCGTCAATCCTGGAAGATTCTAGTGAAATTACGG GTAACTGGGTTCATCCGGGCGAGTTTGCTTCGTcag ATTCCGAGCCGGAATTGGAAGATCACGTTGAGGATGTGGATGTGAGGAGGAAGAAAG TCACGGATAATTTTTATGGCATGGGCAAAGAAGTGGAGAACCTCATTTCAGAGAACAACGAGCTTTTGGCAACCAA GAACGCGCTCAATATTGTTAAAGATGATCTGATAGCCAAAGTGGACGAACTCTCGAG cGAGCAAGAAATCCTTCGCGATGAAATCCGATCGCTGCATTCGATGCGGACCCGTTTGAGATTGCGGACGGACGAGCTGGAAGCCGAGGTGAAGGCTCTCCGGGAGGAAATTGAAAACGCTCGCAAAGCGGCcaaatcggaagaagaagaggatgtgCCACTGTCGCAACGGAAGCGTTTCACCCGCGTCGAAATGGCCCGTGTACTTATGGAGCGTAACCAGTACAAGGAACGCTGGATGGAGCTCCAGGAAGCG GTTCGCTGGACCGAGATGTTGCGCGCCCAGAAAGCCGCAGGACAACAGGAAGAGACGGACAAGCGTCAAAAACAGTCGGTCTGGAAATT TTTCAGCAACTTGTTCAACGCCGGCAACGAACGTGAGCTCGGCCAGCACCCAACAACTCTACTAAGGCAATCTCAAACTGTTCCGTCGCTTCAGTTTCACGCCCAAAGCGGCAAAGTTGGTCCCGGTTCGCCAGTTCGTTTTGGCAGCGATCCAGCCCGACCACCCAGGCGCAAGGATAACGTGTTGAACAGTGACCGGCCGGATGCTCCGGGAGTTAGGGCTCACGTCCGCCGTCAAGACGGGCGCCTTCAAGCCTACGGTTGGTCTTTACCATCACGTCAACCCGTGCCCCCTGCTATCGGATCGGCTCCAATGGCTTCCGGAACACCTCCGGCGACACCTCCCAAAGGAGTGTCCATCGCATCGACCACCGTCGGCGTTCCTGTGCCCGTCTACTGTCGTCCTTTGGAGGATCAAGAGCCGGGAATGAAGATTTGGTGCGCTGCTGGCATTGATTTAACCGGCGGCCAGACCAAAGACGGTGGCTCGATGGTCGGCTCCAGCGTCTTTTACAACCCGCTTCCGGGTGATTCCGGCCCAACAGCGTTGCATATTGGCGATGAAATTTCAGACGATGCCAACAAATCGGACGCCATTCAAACGCTGGCGGCCGAACTGGCCGAGAGCCAATGGGAACGTGAAGATGCCGAAATGTGGGAGAGGCGCTTGTCCAGTTTGGTCTGGATCATCAATTCGGCCACTGGTGAATCTT GTAAATCTCGAGTCAACGTCATTGATTCCAATCGGCCCGGTGACGTCATCCTGACTTTCGACATTCACGCCGCCAACGTTCTCTGCATCGCCACCGTTGCCG GAGTGAAAGACAACGACTTTGGGCCTCCGAAGGAAACGGTGCCACCGACGTCGTCGACGGACGCCAAAGgagcagacgacgacgatgacgacaacaacatcatTGGCGACGAAGAACCGACTTCGATGCGCAGCGACGGCGATGGATCATCATCGAAAGGTGACGCCATTATTGGTAGTATCCGTTTCGTCAGCTGTAGCGTGGCCGGCTCCGACCCGCTTGATAACCCCAAGGAAAATGACGAAG TCTTTCAACCCACTTTGTCTAAGCGGATGGTTTCTGTCGAAG GAGAGGCCGCCATTTCGGAACCGGAGCAACCCGCTTCCCGGAACCGAACGTTCCGCAACACGTGGAATATTCCACCTTGGAGTGACGTGATTAAAGATGGACTTTCTGAATCTAGTGAAA ATTTCGGTCCGGTTTCAACGGCGTTGGCCACCGTCTGGATGGGATGCCAATGCGGCCGTCTGTACATCCATTCAGCCGTTCTCCACTGGAAGAAACCGCTGCGTGTCATCAAATTACCCGATGCCGTCCTGGCCATCAT acatGTTCGTGGAAGAGTTTTGGCCGCGCTGGCCAACGGTCAAGTGGCCATCTTTGCCCGCTCGGCAACCGATGGAGAGTGGGACTTGTCGGCCTATTGGCTTTTAGAATTGGCCCCACCCACAGTGGCCGTTCGATGCCTGACGAGAGTCCACTCGACTGTCTGGGCTGCCTTCCGCAACAAGATTGCCGTCATCGATCCTGAATCTCTTCGAGTCGAA acTTGTTTCGAAGCTCATCCACGCAAGGAAAGTCAAATTCGGCAGCTGTGCTGGGCTGGTGATGGAGTCTGGATTTCAATCCGGCTGGATTCTTCTATCCGACTCTTCCATGCCCACGATTTCCGTCACCTGCAGGACGTTGATGTCGAACCCTACGTCTCCAAAATGCTCG gaacaGGAAAGTTGGGCTTTTCTTTCGTCCGCATCACGTCGATGATGATTAGCCTGCAGCGGTTGTGGATGGGCACCGGCAACGGAGTCATCATCTCCGTTCCGCTTTCGGAGAGTTCCGGCGCCAGCGGCAAGCCGGTCGTCATCAAAGACATTTTGTCTTCGCTCAATCACAACCAGTCGGCAGCCATCAACGCTCCAGCCTCAATGGGCGGGGAAGAGCCAACATCTCAGCCTCCTTCCAGTGCTTCCGTCTACAG TGACCCGAGGGATCGAGTGGTGGCCGGTAGTTTCATTCCTTACTGCTCCATGGCCCAAGCGCAGCTTTCGTTCCACGGCCATAAAGATGCCGTCAAGTTCTTTGTAGCTGTTCCAG GACAAGGTGGAGCCTCAGCCGCGTCTTGCGAAGTTGCCCAGCCGTCCGAACAGGGGTCCACCATGTCGGCACCGAGTCCTACATCGATGCTCGTTTTATCCGGCGGAGAAGGTTACGTCGACTTCCGTCAAG gtCAAGACGATGATGAGGATTACCGCGGACTGTCTCACGGTGAAACGAGCCACATCATCGTCTGGCAAGTGCATTGTTGA
- the LOC124200679 gene encoding JNK-interacting protein 3-like isoform X12: protein MEGETLYGSEDSQSVMSERVQTLARNIYQEFQRMIQKYDEDVVKDLMPNIVNMLECLDLAYTANQEHEVELELLREDNEQLVTQYEREKQLRRTTDSKLLELEDVTEEENKGLQAKVESLESIVRMLELKAKNATDHVFRLEEKENEMRKEFTKVHDRYTELLKVHMDHVERTRGLLGTDRLEGAGLSSRQSGMQSWNLNVNLTPPHQIIRSTGPLSFGFISLENAVLTPGNSKFFSNPVADLASSINTTPSSLSQPNALQTEMDMHSELEMSGDVSGFEQNGTMDQRDVWSSSSEKKNSNVLKKFDEAISSPHHEGKSLKRKEERSSNTLYQELSFQESSILEDSSEITGNWVHPGEFASSVTDNFYGMGKEVENLISENNELLATKNALNIVKDDLIAKVDELSSEQEILRDEIRSLHSMRTRLRLRTDELEAEVKALREEIENARKAAKSEEEEDVPLSQRKRFTRVEMARVLMERNQYKERWMELQEAVRWTEMLRAQKAAGQQEETDKRQKQSVWKFFSNLFNAGNERELGQHPTTLLRQSQTVPSLQFHAQSGKVGPGSPVRFGSDPARPPRRKDNVLNSDRPDAPGVRAHVRRQDGRLQAYGWSLPSRQPVPPAIGSAPMASGTPPATPPKGVSIASTTVGVPVPVYCRPLEDQEPGMKIWCAAGIDLTGGQTKDGGSMVGSSVFYNPLPGDSGPTALHIGDEISDDANKSDAIQTLAAELAESQWEREDAEMWERRLSSLVWIINSATGKSRVNVIDSNRPGDVILTFDIHAANVLCIATVAGVKDNDFGPPKETVPPTSSTDAKGADDDDDDNNIIGDEEPTSMRSDGDGSSSKGDAIIGSIRFVSCSVAGSDPLDNPKENDEVFQPTLSKRMVSVEGEAAISEPEQPASRNRTFRNTWNIPPWSDVIKDGLSESSENFGPVSTALATVWMGCQCGRLYIHSAVLHWKKPLRVIKLPDAVLAIIHVRGRVLAALANGQVAIFARSATDGEWDLSAYWLLELAPPTVAVRCLTRVHSTVWAAFRNKIAVIDPESLRVETCFEAHPRKESQIRQLCWAGDGVWISIRLDSSIRLFHAHDFRHLQDVDVEPYVSKMLGTGKLGFSFVRITSMMISLQRLWMGTGNGVIISVPLSESSGASGKPVVIKDILSSLNHNQSAAINAPASMGGEEPTSQPPSSASVYSDPRDRVVAGSFIPYCSMAQAQLSFHGHKDAVKFFVAVPGQGGASAASCEVAQPSEQGSTMSAPSPTSMLVLSGGEGYVDFRQGQDDDEDYRGLSHGETSHIIVWQVHC from the exons ATGGAGGGCGAGACTCTTTACGGCTCGGAAGACTCGCAAAGCGTCATGTCTGAAAGAGTTCAGACTTTGGCCAGAAACATTTACCAGGAGTTTCAGCGTATGATTCAAAAGTACGACGAGGATGTAGTCAAG GATCTTATGCCCAACATTGTCAACATGCTGGAATGTCTGGACCTGGCCTACACAGCTAATCAAGAACATGAAGTGGAGCTAGAACTTCTTAGGGAAGATAATGAACAGTTGGTGACACAgtatgagagagaaaagcagtTACGCAGGACTACAGACTCT AAACTTTTGGAGTTGGAGGAtgtgactgaagaagaaaacaaaggcTTGCAAGCCAAAGTAGAGAGTCTTGAATCTATCGTTAGGATGTTGGAACTCAAAGCAAAGAACGCCACTGATCATg TGTTTCGCCTGGAGGAgaaggaaaatgaaatgaggAAAGAATTTACAAAAGTTCATGACAGATACACAGAATTGTTGAAAGTCCACATGGATCATGTGGAAAGAACGAGAGGTTTGTTGGGAACTGATCGTCTAGAAGGCGCTGGACTATCGTCCAGACAATCGGGAATGCAATCGTGGAATCTGAACGTCAATCTGACACCTCCTCATCAAATAATCAG atCTACAGGGCCATTGTCTTTTGGTTTCATCTCACTGGAAAATGCCGTCCTGACTCCTGgcaattcaaaattcttttccaaTCCAGTGGCTGATTTGGCCAGCAGCATCAATACAACGCCATCCTCGCTTTCTCAACCCAACGCTCTTCAAACCGAAATGGACATGCACTCGGAATTGGAAATGTCTGGCGACGTCTCTGGATTCGAACAGAACGGAACAATGGATCAGA GAGATGTTTGGTCCTCGTCatcggagaagaagaattcgAACGTGCTCAAGAAATTTGACGAAGCCATTTCTAGTCCTCACCACGAGGGCAAAAGTCTGAAACGAAA GGAGGAGCGATCGAGTAACACGCTCTATCAAGAGCTTAGTTTTCAAGAGTCGTCAATCCTGGAAGATTCTAGTGAAATTACGG GTAACTGGGTTCATCCGGGCGAGTTTGCTTCGTcag TCACGGATAATTTTTATGGCATGGGCAAAGAAGTGGAGAACCTCATTTCAGAGAACAACGAGCTTTTGGCAACCAA GAACGCGCTCAATATTGTTAAAGATGATCTGATAGCCAAAGTGGACGAACTCTCGAG cGAGCAAGAAATCCTTCGCGATGAAATCCGATCGCTGCATTCGATGCGGACCCGTTTGAGATTGCGGACGGACGAGCTGGAAGCCGAGGTGAAGGCTCTCCGGGAGGAAATTGAAAACGCTCGCAAAGCGGCcaaatcggaagaagaagaggatgtgCCACTGTCGCAACGGAAGCGTTTCACCCGCGTCGAAATGGCCCGTGTACTTATGGAGCGTAACCAGTACAAGGAACGCTGGATGGAGCTCCAGGAAGCG GTTCGCTGGACCGAGATGTTGCGCGCCCAGAAAGCCGCAGGACAACAGGAAGAGACGGACAAGCGTCAAAAACAGTCGGTCTGGAAATT TTTCAGCAACTTGTTCAACGCCGGCAACGAACGTGAGCTCGGCCAGCACCCAACAACTCTACTAAGGCAATCTCAAACTGTTCCGTCGCTTCAGTTTCACGCCCAAAGCGGCAAAGTTGGTCCCGGTTCGCCAGTTCGTTTTGGCAGCGATCCAGCCCGACCACCCAGGCGCAAGGATAACGTGTTGAACAGTGACCGGCCGGATGCTCCGGGAGTTAGGGCTCACGTCCGCCGTCAAGACGGGCGCCTTCAAGCCTACGGTTGGTCTTTACCATCACGTCAACCCGTGCCCCCTGCTATCGGATCGGCTCCAATGGCTTCCGGAACACCTCCGGCGACACCTCCCAAAGGAGTGTCCATCGCATCGACCACCGTCGGCGTTCCTGTGCCCGTCTACTGTCGTCCTTTGGAGGATCAAGAGCCGGGAATGAAGATTTGGTGCGCTGCTGGCATTGATTTAACCGGCGGCCAGACCAAAGACGGTGGCTCGATGGTCGGCTCCAGCGTCTTTTACAACCCGCTTCCGGGTGATTCCGGCCCAACAGCGTTGCATATTGGCGATGAAATTTCAGACGATGCCAACAAATCGGACGCCATTCAAACGCTGGCGGCCGAACTGGCCGAGAGCCAATGGGAACGTGAAGATGCCGAAATGTGGGAGAGGCGCTTGTCCAGTTTGGTCTGGATCATCAATTCGGCCACTG GTAAATCTCGAGTCAACGTCATTGATTCCAATCGGCCCGGTGACGTCATCCTGACTTTCGACATTCACGCCGCCAACGTTCTCTGCATCGCCACCGTTGCCG GAGTGAAAGACAACGACTTTGGGCCTCCGAAGGAAACGGTGCCACCGACGTCGTCGACGGACGCCAAAGgagcagacgacgacgatgacgacaacaacatcatTGGCGACGAAGAACCGACTTCGATGCGCAGCGACGGCGATGGATCATCATCGAAAGGTGACGCCATTATTGGTAGTATCCGTTTCGTCAGCTGTAGCGTGGCCGGCTCCGACCCGCTTGATAACCCCAAGGAAAATGACGAAG TCTTTCAACCCACTTTGTCTAAGCGGATGGTTTCTGTCGAAG GAGAGGCCGCCATTTCGGAACCGGAGCAACCCGCTTCCCGGAACCGAACGTTCCGCAACACGTGGAATATTCCACCTTGGAGTGACGTGATTAAAGATGGACTTTCTGAATCTAGTGAAA ATTTCGGTCCGGTTTCAACGGCGTTGGCCACCGTCTGGATGGGATGCCAATGCGGCCGTCTGTACATCCATTCAGCCGTTCTCCACTGGAAGAAACCGCTGCGTGTCATCAAATTACCCGATGCCGTCCTGGCCATCAT acatGTTCGTGGAAGAGTTTTGGCCGCGCTGGCCAACGGTCAAGTGGCCATCTTTGCCCGCTCGGCAACCGATGGAGAGTGGGACTTGTCGGCCTATTGGCTTTTAGAATTGGCCCCACCCACAGTGGCCGTTCGATGCCTGACGAGAGTCCACTCGACTGTCTGGGCTGCCTTCCGCAACAAGATTGCCGTCATCGATCCTGAATCTCTTCGAGTCGAA acTTGTTTCGAAGCTCATCCACGCAAGGAAAGTCAAATTCGGCAGCTGTGCTGGGCTGGTGATGGAGTCTGGATTTCAATCCGGCTGGATTCTTCTATCCGACTCTTCCATGCCCACGATTTCCGTCACCTGCAGGACGTTGATGTCGAACCCTACGTCTCCAAAATGCTCG gaacaGGAAAGTTGGGCTTTTCTTTCGTCCGCATCACGTCGATGATGATTAGCCTGCAGCGGTTGTGGATGGGCACCGGCAACGGAGTCATCATCTCCGTTCCGCTTTCGGAGAGTTCCGGCGCCAGCGGCAAGCCGGTCGTCATCAAAGACATTTTGTCTTCGCTCAATCACAACCAGTCGGCAGCCATCAACGCTCCAGCCTCAATGGGCGGGGAAGAGCCAACATCTCAGCCTCCTTCCAGTGCTTCCGTCTACAG TGACCCGAGGGATCGAGTGGTGGCCGGTAGTTTCATTCCTTACTGCTCCATGGCCCAAGCGCAGCTTTCGTTCCACGGCCATAAAGATGCCGTCAAGTTCTTTGTAGCTGTTCCAG GACAAGGTGGAGCCTCAGCCGCGTCTTGCGAAGTTGCCCAGCCGTCCGAACAGGGGTCCACCATGTCGGCACCGAGTCCTACATCGATGCTCGTTTTATCCGGCGGAGAAGGTTACGTCGACTTCCGTCAAG gtCAAGACGATGATGAGGATTACCGCGGACTGTCTCACGGTGAAACGAGCCACATCATCGTCTGGCAAGTGCATTGTTGA